A single window of Streptomyces griseoviridis DNA harbors:
- a CDS encoding lactococcin 972 family bacteriocin has protein sequence MKSFGKALALAAAGAALSAGVLASPASAQTARPPAELGKVSEWGMKKITVNPSAVTPKTVEEVGGGTWTYGTEITAEGKFCYSYYFHGSEMHKSTAKLGDVSKSATAAAGATSKASLTGSFLNTCTVYWGKS, from the coding sequence ATGAAGTCTTTTGGAAAAGCTCTCGCTCTCGCCGCGGCGGGCGCCGCCCTGAGCGCCGGTGTTCTCGCGTCGCCCGCCAGCGCGCAGACCGCCCGGCCGCCCGCCGAGTTGGGGAAGGTCTCGGAGTGGGGAATGAAGAAGATCACCGTCAATCCGTCCGCCGTGACCCCGAAGACGGTCGAGGAAGTCGGCGGGGGCACCTGGACCTACGGCACTGAGATCACCGCCGAGGGCAAGTTCTGCTACTCGTACTACTTCCACGGCTCCGAGATGCACAAGTCGACGGCGAAGCTGGGCGATGTCAGCAAGTCGGCGACGGCGGCGGCGGGCGCCACGTCCAAGGCGAGCCTCACCGGCAGCTTCCTCAACACGTGCACCGTGTACTGGGGCAAGAGCTAG
- a CDS encoding type I polyketide synthase, with translation MRMLATPALPEAPTDTVLAVNPLHRPSPRLTAACGRAGALGVLELPESRRDAVEVLHRTARWSGGRPFGVRLRPGCPLDAADLPDGVTTVLLADPTRPAADFPGRRVLAEVTGLAEAADAVRAGVHGLLLRGGECGGPAGELSTFVLLQGVLADPRITVPVWAWGGIGPRTAAAAVAGGAAGVVLDIQLALLDEAEPDAETVDALGSLDGSESVLVDGVRLLRRRGPRAPEPPADRAAAERAFAAADPARRLLPVGQDGYLAAAFAARSTTVAEAVRTVRDAIGLATARGEAGAALAEGSAGARALGTRLPIAQGPMTRVSDEPDFAAAVAAEGALPFLALALADATRTRALLSRTRDTLPEGAAWGVGILGFADERVKEEQLAVVKELRPTHAVIAGGRPAQAAALEAEGISTFLHVPSPGLLRQFLAAGARKFVFEGAECGGHIGPRNSFPLWEAQTEVLRAFLAEQGPAAASELTVLFAGGIHDARSAAMAATVAAPLTEAGAAFGVLMGTAYLFTAEAVEAGAIRPLFQRRVVAAERTDLLETAPGHATRCAASEVTRDFAALRDGLTAEGVPDREIWERLERFNVGRLRLASKGVERVGDGLRAVDEERQGAEGMFMAGEVSVLRSAVTTVAALHREVTEGAAAWLAERAAAVAAPPAGQAPPPLRIAVVGMAAMFPGARDLGEFWANVVSGADSVTEVPAERWDPELYYAPDGDGERTPSRWGGFLPRIPFDPLSYGIPPASLPSIEPVQLLALEAARRALADAGYAGADADHRRTSVIFGAEAGSDLANASTLRTVLPGYVGALPPGLDAQLPRLTEDSFPGMLANVIAGRIANRLDLGGANYTVDAACASSLTAVDAACKELVTGTSDLVLCGGADLHNGINDYLLFSSVHALSPSGRSATFDASADGIALGEGVACVALKRLADAERDGDRVYAVIDGVGSASDGRGLGLTAPRPEGQRAALDRAYANARVSPAEVGLIEAHGTGTVVGDRTELATLTEVFAVHGAAPGSCAVGSVKSQIGHTKCAAGLAGLVKTTLALHHGVKPPTLHLSRPNPAWDADTSPFVFHTSAVPWAAEPAERIAGVSAFGFGGTNFHVVLRAYDQAPAAHALDAWPAELFLFRGRDEEAAAKAVRALLALIEQDGGHSRLRDLAHHAAVRGDQAALRGEPVRVAVVAPSLERLPELLRRAADGEHAPADGIHLARAVPPEVEEGRLALLFPGQGSQRPGMLAALFTAFPTLHHHLHRGARWADALFPPAALDAGAAARDQARITDTAVAQPALGITALAATELLTSLGVRPAMAAGHSYGELAALAAAGVFTPDELLAASAARAEAVLGRTPADDPGTMAAVGATADQVEEVLRLAGLASDVVAANHNSPTQTVISGPTEAVAAAVAHLKDAGHTAKPLKVACAFHSPLLAGAGDDFGAHLGELALPAPAFPVWANRTAAPYPEGAAGIRAELMAQLGSPVRFAEQIEAMYEAGARVFVEAGPGRVLSRLVGDVLGDRPHRAVPLEGVRDGGLPAFLTALAQLAVSGVALRARPLFTGRDTVDPATAGSVRRAGFTVDGHLLRRADGTLPPHALHPARPVTEFALSDPRPLTAPAAGPEALIAEFLRSSREMVSAQRDVLLSYLGAPEPASATAWAPPPAETVPSLATAPAPAVVPSTALVATAVTASGSAPATSVLDTVLGVIAERTGYPVEMLEADLDLEADLSVDSIKRTEIAGELAVRLGIGGDAAEQLEELSGVRTAEGIAGLLAARLGTDPGAALAPAGGTGDAPARGLPVLDTVLAVVAERTGYPVEMLEADLDLEADLSVDSIKRTEIAGELGARLGLDTAEVDLDALGGARTVRALSALLEAAVGTAPASTPAAVPPAVAPAADGPRPEITAPQRLLFAERVLEPATARPESGGRALLIGGGEIATALAALLTEAGVTADLVPAGGLPATGAETVVHLTPLDAESPVLPAEFALYQHLLAAGPRRLLAADRRGTGTPSGLRGFFRTVAREYPGTRATLAEVHDTASPAEAAQALFAELAAPEGEPVVLIDRGGRRSALHLRPTPLGAIATSGAGPAGDGVAEAEAVGLDRDSVVLLVGGARGITARFARTLAAASRCRLVLFGRTPEPAPSEEELTATAQDRAALRGALLAGGLTTTPAETERRVAAILAEREVRATLAAVRELGGEAEYQRVDVRDAEAVGAAVKQVYAQYGRLDGLVHAAGLIEDKLIAEKSPESFARVFATKADGARTVLDAVDRLPVSPRFAVLFGSIAAALGNRGQSDYAAANDVLEELGRRWSGAERRGLTVHWGPWAASETGGGMVGPELMRSYAARGIKLIDLEEGPLSLLRELAYGAPDEHTVVYTASGW, from the coding sequence ATGCGGATGCTCGCCACCCCCGCGCTGCCCGAGGCCCCGACAGACACCGTCCTCGCGGTGAACCCGCTGCACCGTCCCTCGCCCCGACTCACCGCGGCGTGCGGCCGGGCGGGCGCCCTCGGCGTGCTCGAACTGCCCGAGTCGCGCCGCGACGCCGTCGAGGTCCTGCACCGCACCGCCCGCTGGTCCGGCGGGCGCCCCTTCGGCGTCCGGCTGCGGCCCGGCTGCCCCCTCGACGCCGCGGACCTCCCCGACGGCGTCACCACCGTGCTCCTCGCCGACCCCACGCGGCCCGCCGCCGACTTCCCCGGCCGCCGGGTCCTCGCCGAGGTCACCGGGCTCGCCGAGGCCGCCGACGCGGTACGGGCCGGCGTCCACGGGCTGCTGCTGCGCGGCGGCGAGTGCGGCGGCCCGGCCGGTGAACTCTCCACCTTCGTGCTGCTCCAGGGCGTGCTCGCCGACCCGCGGATCACCGTCCCGGTCTGGGCGTGGGGCGGCATCGGTCCGCGCACCGCCGCCGCCGCGGTGGCCGGCGGCGCCGCTGGGGTCGTCCTCGACATCCAGCTCGCCCTGCTCGACGAGGCCGAACCCGACGCCGAGACCGTCGACGCCCTCGGCTCGCTCGACGGCTCCGAGAGCGTCCTCGTCGACGGTGTGCGGCTGCTGCGCCGGCGCGGACCGCGGGCCCCCGAACCGCCCGCCGACCGCGCCGCCGCCGAACGGGCCTTCGCCGCCGCCGATCCGGCCCGCAGGCTCCTGCCGGTCGGTCAGGACGGCTACCTCGCCGCCGCCTTCGCCGCCCGCTCCACCACCGTCGCCGAAGCGGTGCGCACCGTCCGCGACGCGATCGGCCTGGCCACCGCGCGCGGGGAGGCGGGCGCCGCGCTGGCCGAGGGGTCCGCGGGAGCGCGTGCGCTCGGCACCCGACTGCCCATCGCCCAGGGCCCGATGACCCGGGTCAGCGACGAACCCGACTTCGCCGCGGCGGTCGCCGCCGAGGGCGCGCTGCCCTTCCTCGCGCTGGCCCTCGCCGACGCCACCCGCACCCGCGCCCTGCTCAGCCGCACCCGGGACACCCTGCCCGAGGGCGCCGCCTGGGGCGTCGGCATCCTCGGCTTCGCCGACGAGCGGGTCAAGGAGGAGCAGCTCGCCGTCGTCAAGGAGCTGAGACCCACCCACGCCGTCATCGCGGGCGGCCGTCCCGCGCAGGCCGCCGCCCTGGAGGCGGAGGGCATATCGACCTTCCTGCACGTGCCCTCACCCGGGCTGCTGCGGCAGTTCCTCGCGGCGGGCGCCCGCAAGTTCGTCTTCGAGGGCGCCGAGTGCGGCGGCCACATCGGACCGCGCAACAGCTTCCCGCTCTGGGAGGCGCAGACCGAGGTGCTGCGCGCCTTCCTCGCCGAGCAAGGCCCGGCCGCCGCCTCGGAGTTGACGGTGCTGTTCGCGGGCGGCATCCACGACGCGCGGTCCGCCGCGATGGCCGCGACCGTCGCCGCCCCGCTCACCGAGGCGGGCGCCGCCTTCGGCGTCCTGATGGGCACCGCCTACCTGTTCACCGCCGAAGCGGTCGAAGCGGGCGCCATCCGGCCGCTGTTCCAGCGGCGGGTCGTCGCAGCCGAGCGCACCGACCTGCTGGAGACCGCGCCCGGCCACGCCACCCGGTGCGCCGCGAGCGAGGTCACCCGCGACTTCGCCGCGCTGCGCGACGGACTCACCGCCGAGGGCGTCCCCGACCGGGAGATCTGGGAGCGCCTCGAGCGGTTCAACGTCGGCCGGCTGCGCCTCGCGTCCAAGGGCGTCGAGCGGGTCGGCGACGGCCTGCGCGCCGTGGACGAGGAACGCCAGGGCGCCGAGGGGATGTTCATGGCCGGCGAGGTCAGTGTGCTGCGCTCCGCGGTCACCACCGTCGCCGCCCTGCACCGCGAGGTGACCGAGGGCGCCGCGGCCTGGCTCGCCGAGCGCGCCGCCGCCGTCGCCGCCCCGCCCGCCGGGCAGGCGCCCCCGCCGCTGCGGATCGCCGTGGTCGGCATGGCCGCGATGTTCCCCGGCGCCCGCGACCTCGGCGAGTTCTGGGCCAACGTGGTGTCAGGCGCCGACAGCGTCACCGAGGTGCCCGCCGAGCGCTGGGACCCCGAGCTGTACTACGCCCCCGACGGCGACGGCGAACGCACCCCCTCCCGCTGGGGCGGGTTCCTGCCGCGCATCCCCTTCGACCCGCTGAGCTACGGCATCCCGCCCGCCTCCCTGCCCAGCATCGAACCGGTGCAGCTGCTCGCCCTCGAGGCGGCCCGCCGCGCCCTCGCCGACGCCGGCTACGCGGGAGCGGACGCCGACCACCGCCGCACCTCGGTGATCTTCGGCGCCGAGGCGGGCAGCGACCTCGCCAACGCCTCCACCCTGCGCACCGTGCTGCCCGGCTACGTCGGCGCGCTGCCGCCCGGCCTCGACGCGCAACTGCCGCGGCTGACCGAGGACTCCTTCCCCGGCATGCTCGCCAACGTCATCGCGGGCCGCATCGCCAACCGGCTCGACCTCGGCGGTGCCAACTACACCGTCGACGCGGCCTGCGCCTCCTCGCTCACCGCCGTCGACGCCGCCTGCAAGGAACTCGTCACCGGCACCAGCGACCTGGTGCTCTGCGGCGGCGCCGACCTGCACAACGGCATCAACGACTACCTCCTCTTCTCCTCGGTGCACGCGCTGTCGCCCTCCGGCCGCTCGGCCACCTTCGACGCGAGCGCCGACGGCATCGCCCTCGGCGAGGGCGTCGCCTGCGTCGCCCTCAAGCGGCTCGCCGACGCCGAACGCGACGGCGACCGCGTCTACGCCGTGATCGACGGCGTCGGCAGCGCCAGCGACGGCCGCGGCCTCGGGCTGACCGCGCCCCGCCCCGAGGGCCAGCGCGCCGCCCTGGACCGCGCCTACGCCAACGCCCGCGTCTCCCCCGCCGAGGTCGGTCTGATCGAGGCGCACGGCACCGGGACCGTCGTCGGCGACCGCACCGAACTCGCCACCCTCACCGAGGTGTTCGCGGTACACGGCGCGGCGCCCGGCTCCTGCGCCGTCGGCTCGGTCAAGTCGCAGATCGGGCACACCAAGTGCGCCGCCGGGCTCGCCGGACTCGTCAAGACCACCCTCGCGCTGCACCACGGCGTGAAGCCGCCCACCCTGCACCTGTCCCGGCCCAACCCGGCGTGGGACGCGGACACCAGCCCGTTCGTCTTCCACACCTCCGCCGTGCCCTGGGCCGCGGAACCCGCCGAACGGATCGCGGGCGTCAGCGCCTTCGGCTTCGGCGGCACCAACTTCCATGTGGTGCTGCGCGCTTACGACCAGGCGCCCGCCGCGCACGCCCTGGACGCCTGGCCCGCCGAGCTGTTCCTGTTCCGGGGACGCGACGAGGAGGCCGCCGCCAAGGCGGTCCGCGCGCTGCTCGCCCTGATCGAGCAGGACGGCGGCCACAGCCGGCTGCGCGACCTCGCCCACCACGCCGCCGTCCGCGGCGACCAGGCCGCGCTGCGCGGCGAACCGGTGCGCGTCGCCGTCGTCGCGCCCTCCCTGGAGCGGCTGCCCGAACTGCTGCGCCGGGCCGCCGACGGCGAACACGCCCCCGCCGACGGCATCCACCTCGCCCGCGCCGTCCCGCCCGAGGTCGAGGAAGGGCGGCTCGCCCTGCTCTTCCCCGGTCAGGGCAGCCAGCGCCCCGGCATGCTCGCGGCGCTGTTCACCGCCTTCCCCACGCTCCACCACCATCTGCACCGGGGCGCCCGCTGGGCCGACGCCCTCTTCCCGCCCGCCGCCCTCGACGCCGGGGCCGCGGCCCGCGACCAGGCCAGGATCACCGACACGGCCGTGGCGCAGCCCGCCCTCGGCATCACCGCGCTCGCCGCCACCGAACTGCTCACCTCGCTCGGGGTGCGCCCCGCGATGGCCGCGGGCCACAGCTACGGCGAACTCGCCGCGCTCGCCGCCGCCGGGGTGTTCACGCCCGACGAACTCCTCGCCGCGAGCGCGGCCCGCGCCGAGGCCGTCCTCGGCCGGACACCGGCCGACGACCCGGGCACCATGGCGGCCGTCGGCGCCACGGCCGACCAGGTCGAGGAGGTGCTACGGCTGGCGGGGCTGGCCTCCGACGTGGTGGCCGCCAACCACAACTCCCCCACCCAGACGGTAATTTCGGGCCCCACCGAGGCCGTCGCCGCCGCCGTCGCCCATCTGAAGGACGCCGGGCACACCGCAAAACCGCTCAAGGTGGCCTGCGCCTTCCACAGCCCGCTGCTGGCCGGAGCGGGAGACGACTTCGGCGCCCACCTCGGGGAACTCGCCCTGCCCGCGCCGGCCTTCCCGGTCTGGGCCAACCGCACCGCCGCCCCCTACCCCGAGGGCGCCGCGGGCATCCGCGCCGAACTGATGGCCCAACTCGGCTCACCGGTCCGGTTCGCCGAGCAGATCGAGGCGATGTACGAGGCGGGCGCGCGGGTCTTCGTGGAGGCCGGGCCGGGCCGGGTGCTCAGCCGTCTGGTCGGTGACGTGCTCGGCGACCGCCCCCACCGCGCCGTCCCGTTGGAGGGCGTCCGCGACGGCGGGCTCCCCGCCTTCCTCACCGCGCTCGCCCAACTCGCCGTCAGCGGCGTCGCGTTGCGGGCCCGGCCGCTGTTCACCGGCCGCGACACCGTCGACCCCGCCACCGCCGGTTCCGTGCGGCGGGCCGGATTCACCGTCGACGGGCACCTGTTGCGCCGCGCCGACGGCACGCTCCCGCCGCACGCCCTGCACCCCGCCCGACCCGTGACGGAGTTCGCCTTGTCAGACCCGCGTCCCCTCACCGCGCCGGCCGCCGGTCCCGAAGCGCTGATCGCGGAGTTCCTCCGCAGCAGCCGGGAGATGGTCTCCGCCCAGCGCGACGTCCTGCTCTCCTACCTGGGAGCGCCCGAGCCCGCGTCCGCGACGGCGTGGGCGCCGCCCCCCGCAGAGACCGTCCCGTCCCTCGCCACGGCGCCCGCGCCCGCCGTCGTCCCGTCGACCGCGCTCGTCGCGACGGCGGTCACCGCGTCCGGCAGCGCACCGGCCACCTCGGTCCTCGACACCGTGCTCGGCGTGATCGCTGAGCGCACCGGGTACCCGGTGGAGATGCTGGAGGCGGACCTCGACCTGGAGGCCGACCTCAGCGTCGACTCCATCAAACGCACCGAGATCGCCGGTGAGTTGGCGGTCCGGCTCGGCATCGGCGGCGACGCGGCCGAGCAGTTGGAGGAGCTGAGCGGGGTCCGCACCGCCGAGGGCATCGCCGGGCTGCTCGCCGCCCGGCTCGGCACCGACCCGGGTGCCGCGCTCGCCCCGGCCGGCGGGACGGGCGACGCCCCGGCCCGTGGACTCCCGGTCCTCGACACCGTGCTCGCCGTGGTCGCCGAACGCACCGGCTACCCGGTGGAGATGCTGGAGGCGGACCTCGACCTGGAGGCCGACCTCAGCGTCGACTCCATCAAACGCACCGAGATCGCCGGTGAACTCGGCGCCCGACTCGGCCTCGACACCGCCGAGGTGGACCTCGACGCGCTCGGCGGCGCCCGGACCGTCCGCGCGCTCAGCGCCCTTCTGGAAGCCGCCGTCGGCACCGCGCCCGCGAGCACGCCCGCCGCGGTCCCGCCCGCCGTCGCGCCCGCCGCCGACGGGCCGCGCCCGGAGATCACCGCGCCGCAGCGGCTGCTGTTCGCCGAACGTGTCCTCGAACCCGCCACCGCCCGCCCCGAGTCCGGTGGCCGGGCGCTGCTGATCGGCGGCGGCGAGATTGCGACCGCGCTGGCGGCGCTGCTGACCGAGGCGGGCGTCACGGCCGACCTGGTCCCCGCGGGCGGCCTCCCCGCGACCGGCGCCGAGACCGTCGTACACCTCACTCCGCTGGACGCCGAAAGCCCCGTCCTGCCTGCGGAGTTCGCCCTCTATCAGCATCTGCTCGCCGCCGGGCCGCGCCGCCTGCTGGCCGCCGACCGGCGCGGCACCGGGACGCCCAGCGGGCTGCGCGGCTTCTTCCGCACGGTGGCCCGCGAGTACCCCGGCACCCGCGCCACCCTGGCCGAGGTCCACGACACGGCGAGCCCCGCCGAGGCCGCCCAGGCGCTGTTCGCCGAACTCGCCGCCCCCGAGGGCGAACCGGTCGTCCTCATCGACCGGGGCGGCCGGCGCAGCGCCCTCCACCTGCGGCCCACCCCGCTCGGCGCGATCGCCACCAGCGGCGCGGGTCCCGCGGGAGACGGCGTCGCCGAGGCGGAGGCCGTCGGGCTCGACCGCGACAGCGTGGTGCTCCTGGTCGGCGGGGCCCGTGGCATCACCGCCCGCTTCGCCCGCACCCTCGCCGCCGCGTCCCGCTGCCGTCTGGTCCTCTTCGGCCGCACCCCTGAACCCGCGCCCTCCGAGGAGGAGTTGACCGCCACCGCGCAGGACCGGGCGGCGCTGCGGGGCGCGCTGCTCGCCGGGGGACTCACCACCACGCCCGCCGAGACCGAACGCCGGGTCGCGGCGATCCTCGCCGAACGCGAGGTGCGCGCCACCCTGGCCGCCGTCCGCGAGCTGGGCGGCGAGGCCGAGTACCAGCGGGTCGACGTGCGGGACGCGGAGGCGGTCGGCGCGGCCGTCAAGCAGGTCTACGCCCAGTACGGACGGCTCGACGGTCTGGTGCACGCCGCCGGGCTCATCGAGGACAAGCTGATCGCCGAGAAGTCCCCCGAGTCCTTCGCGCGGGTCTTCGCCACCAAGGCGGACGGCGCCCGCACCGTCCTCGACGCGGTCGACCGGCTGCCGGTGAGCCCGCGCTTCGCGGTCCTCTTCGGCTCCATCGCCGCCGCCCTCGGCAACCGCGGCCAGAGCGACTACGCGGCGGCCAACGACGTCCTGGAGGAGCTGGGCCGCCGCTGGTCGGGCGCCGAGCGGCGCGGCCTGACCGTGCACTGGGGCCCCTGGGCCGCGTCCGAGACCGGCGGCGGGATGGTCGGCCCCGAGCTGATGCGCTCCTACGCGGCGCGCGGCATCAAACTGATCGACCTGGAGGAGGGCCCGCTCAGCCTGCTGCGCGAACTCGCCTACGGCGCGCCGGACGAGCACACCGTCGTCTACACCGCCTCCGGCTGGTGA
- a CDS encoding M48 family metalloprotease, giving the protein MGATPRALRAVVLLCGFYLLSLLLLALLVGLDVLALTRLNGLSALKVVFVSVLLAIPVVQGLLMLRTPRGEGPDGVRATEADEPRLWALVRELADATGTRAPDEILLTGDVNAAVSEQPRLLGLLPGPRRLYLGVPLLTGLSEAQLRAVLAHEYGHFTGGDTRLSALVVRGRTQLARTVDQFHAKADDRTAAERARQERAAARRITRGKKAREVDTAGAGFTYRAMAALYTAYAKLYLRSTLSTARAQEFAADLAAARITGRDTTASALREIPVLATAHDFYLGSYAVLGAPARLMPPRGEFFGGFGRMLAAREENLDRLRRRLPTEPASPYDSHPPIAERVRRIEELPADGRTAQAEGAALDLLTDPARTLAALEEAVLTDEARAFRRAADWQELLDTAMTENLAALDTPLGRALAAYSKEPATLPALLTAIDDGRLWQLAHRLPLSEEALASKGRAFREFARPVLRDSLRSMVLAEFSARSLLRWEFSWEHAATARLPGAAEPDGTPDASTEETLKAALDAALADRPDTAPLRALLPPAPQPV; this is encoded by the coding sequence ATGGGCGCAACTCCGCGCGCGCTGCGCGCTGTCGTACTGCTCTGCGGCTTCTACCTGCTCAGCCTGCTGCTGCTGGCTCTGCTGGTCGGCCTCGACGTGTTGGCGCTCACCCGGCTGAACGGCCTGTCGGCCCTCAAGGTCGTCTTCGTCTCGGTCCTGCTGGCGATCCCCGTCGTGCAGGGCCTCCTCATGCTCCGCACACCTCGCGGCGAAGGCCCGGACGGGGTCCGCGCCACCGAGGCCGACGAGCCCCGACTCTGGGCGCTCGTCCGCGAACTCGCCGACGCCACCGGCACCCGCGCCCCCGACGAGATCCTGCTGACCGGCGACGTCAACGCCGCCGTCAGCGAACAGCCGCGGCTGCTCGGCCTGTTGCCAGGACCGCGCCGCCTCTACCTCGGCGTACCCCTGCTGACCGGGCTGAGCGAGGCCCAACTGCGCGCGGTGCTCGCCCACGAGTACGGCCACTTCACCGGCGGCGACACCCGCCTCTCCGCCCTGGTCGTCCGCGGCCGGACCCAACTCGCCCGTACCGTCGACCAGTTCCACGCCAAGGCCGACGACAGGACGGCGGCGGAGCGCGCCCGGCAGGAGCGGGCCGCCGCGAGACGGATCACCAGGGGCAAGAAGGCCAGGGAGGTCGACACCGCCGGAGCCGGCTTCACCTACCGCGCCATGGCCGCCCTCTACACCGCCTACGCCAAGCTCTATCTGCGCTCCACCCTCTCCACGGCGCGCGCCCAGGAGTTCGCGGCCGACCTCGCCGCGGCCCGGATCACCGGACGCGACACGACCGCGTCGGCGCTGCGCGAGATCCCGGTACTGGCCACCGCGCACGACTTCTACCTCGGCTCCTACGCCGTCCTCGGCGCACCGGCCCGACTGATGCCCCCGCGCGGCGAGTTCTTCGGCGGCTTCGGACGGATGCTGGCCGCCCGCGAGGAGAACCTGGACCGCCTGCGCCGACGGCTGCCGACCGAACCCGCCTCGCCCTACGACTCCCACCCTCCGATCGCCGAACGGGTGCGCAGGATCGAGGAGTTGCCCGCCGACGGCCGGACCGCACAGGCCGAGGGCGCCGCGCTGGACCTGCTCACCGACCCCGCGCGCACCCTGGCCGCGCTGGAGGAGGCCGTCCTCACCGACGAGGCGCGCGCCTTCCGCCGGGCCGCCGACTGGCAGGAACTCCTCGACACGGCGATGACCGAGAACCTGGCGGCACTCGACACCCCGCTCGGACGGGCCCTGGCCGCCTACAGCAAGGAGCCCGCGACCCTGCCCGCCCTGCTGACGGCGATCGACGACGGCCGGCTGTGGCAACTCGCCCACCGGCTGCCGCTGTCGGAGGAGGCGCTCGCGTCCAAGGGCCGGGCCTTCCGTGAGTTCGCCAGGCCCGTGCTGCGCGACTCACTGCGCAGCATGGTGCTGGCCGAGTTCAGCGCCCGCTCGCTGCTGCGCTGGGAGTTCTCCTGGGAGCACGCCGCGACGGCCCGGTTGCCCGGCGCGGCCGAGCCGGACGGCACACCGGACGCGAGCACCGAGGAGACGTTGAAGGCCGCACTCGACGCGGCGCTCGCCGACCGGCCCGACACGGCTCCCCTCCGAGCCCTGCTGCCCCCCGCACCACAGCCGGTCTGA